In Phragmites australis chromosome 17, lpPhrAust1.1, whole genome shotgun sequence, the following are encoded in one genomic region:
- the LOC133897224 gene encoding serine carboxypeptidase 1-like produces MRSTTTFFLLSLAILVGTSLAADASQEAQLSKFMASRALKRLARRSNANEPAETDPWIDPSTFAHLPERCKSPPSGSKEADRVAGLPGQPPRVNFGQYSGYVTVNEEHGRELFYYFAESPYDAASKPLLLWLNGGPGCSSLGFGAMKELGPFRVNPDGKTLSRNKHAWNNLANVIFLESPAGVGFSFSRNATDYNTVGDRRTAEDTYVFLVKWLERFPEYKGRDFYVAGESYGGHYVPELATVITFMNRFPGQRTPINLQGIFFGNPLLDDYLNGKGNLEFLWSHGVISDEVWAKILANCSFSASDDWPCFVAAHSFQKGNIDRYNIYAPVCLQSRNGTYYSSSYLPGYDPCSYYYIEPYLNNLEVQKALHARINTNWSGCNEDLAWNDAPEFMVPIIKRLVDHGLRVWIYSGDFDSKCSLTATRYSVKDLNLTVTKKWRPWYTHDSEVGGYVQQYQGGFTLASVRGAGHMVPTFQPKRSLVLLYAFLKNMLPPADIPYLF; encoded by the exons ATGAGGAGCAccaccaccttcttcctcctctcgctcGCCATCCTGGTGGGCACATCACTAGCGGCAGATGCGTCCCAGGAGGCTCAGCTCAGCAAGTTCATGGCGTCCAGAGCCCTGAAGAGACTGGCAAGAAGGTCCAACGCAAACGAGCCTGCCGAAACCGACCCATGGATCGACCCCAGCACCTTCGCCCACCTGCCCGAGCGCTGCAAGAGCCCGCCGAGCGGCAGCAAGGAGGCCGACAGGGTCGCGGGGCTCCCCGGCCAGCCGCCGCGCGTCAACTTCGGCCAGTACTCCGGGTACGTGACGGTGAACGAGGAGCACGGCCGCGAGCTGTTCTACTACTTCGCCGAGTCCCCCTACGACGCGGCCTCCAAGCCGCTCCTCCTCTGGCTTAACGGAG GGCCGGGGTGCTCGTCGCTGGGATTCGGGGCGATGAAAGAGCTCGGCCCGTTCCGCGTCAACCCCGACGGCAAGACCCTGAGCAGGAACAAGCACGCCTGGAACAACC TGGCTAACGTGATCTTCCTGGAGTCTCCGGCGGGCGTCGGGTTCTCCTTCTCAAGGAACGCCACCGACTACAACACCGTCGGCGACCGGAGGACCGCCGAGGACACGTACGTGTTCCTGGTCAAGTGGCTCGAGAGGTTCCCCGAGTACAAGGGTCGCGATTTCTACGTCGCTGGAGAGAGCTACGGCGGCCACTACGTCCCGGAGCTTGCCACCGTCATCACGTTCatgaaccgcttcccgggccaGCGGACTCCCATCAACCTCCAAGGCATCTTC TTTGGCAATCCGTTGCTCGATGATTACCTGAACGGGAAGGGGAACCTGGAGTTCCTGTGGAGCCACGGCGTGATCTCCGACGAGGTCTGGGCGAAGATCCTCGCCAACTGCAGCTTCAGCGCGTCCGACGACTGGCCGTGCTTCGTGGCGGCGCACTCGTTCCAGAAGGGGAACATCGATAGATACAACATCTATGCTCCGGTCTGCCTCCAGTCGCGCAATGGCACCTACTACTCCAGCAGCTAC TTACCCGGCTACGATCCGTGCAGCTACTACTACATCGAGCCATACCTTAACAATCTCGAGGTGCAAAAGGCTCTGCACGCCCGGATCAACACAAACTGGTCAGGTTGCAA TGAAGACTTGGCCTGGAACGATGCCCCAGAGTTCATGGTACCAATCATCAAAAGGCTGGTCGATCATGGGCTACGAGTATGGATTTATAG TGGTGATTTCGATTCCAAATGCTCACTTACCGCGACGCGGTACTCCGTCAAGGATCTCAACCTAACCGTGACGAAAAAGTGGCGCCCCTGGTACACCCATGACAGCGAG GTCGGAGGCTATGTTCAGCAGTACCAAGGAGGTTTCACGCTGGCGTCAGTGAGGGGAGCTGGCCATATGGTTCCCACTTTCCAGCCTAAGAGATCACTTGTTCTGCTCTACGCTTTCCTGAAGAACATGCTCCCACCTGCTGACATCCCATACTTATTCTGA